The genomic DNA ATCCTGAAGATCGCACAAAAGTTGCGGACATCCTCAAAATCAATGAGTCGAATATTCCGAATGAAAATTCATGGGCATATCACGAAATCATGGAGGGAATCCTCAAAGGCAAGATTAAAGCACTCTGGATTGCCTGCACGAACACAGCTCATTCCTGGATCAATCAAAACCAGGCTCGCGACATTCTCAGCCGACTCGACTTTCTGGTTGTGCAAGATATTTATCACTCAACCGAGACCGCTCAGTTAGCCGATTTAGTTTTGCCTGCAGCTGGCTGGGCTGAAAAAGAAGGGACTTTTATTAACTCCGAACGCAGGATTGGTCGAGTCAAAAAAGTAAGACATGCCCCCGGACAAGCCCTCTCGGACTTCAATATCTTCAGGTTGATTACCAAGTATTGGACCAAAGATAAGACCTCGAACTGTGGCGACCTGTTCGATCGATGGGCATCGCCCGAGGAAGTCTTTCACTCCTTGAAGGAAATTTCACGAGGAACTCCGTGCGACATCACAGGGATCGACAACTACGAAATGCTCGATGAAGCGGGGGGCATTCAGTGGCCCTGTTCAGAACAATGCGACGATGACAACACTGCTGGAAAGCAGCTTCCTGCTACTGAGCGTCGTCTCTTCACTGATGGAAATTATTACCACGCTGATCAGCGAGCCAAGTTTATTTTTGAAGCCCCCAGACCGCTCTCGGAACCAACGTCCGACAGCTACCCATTTACTCTCCTCACCGGACGTGGTTCTGCATCGCAATGGCACACGCAAACTCGCACCAGCAAGTCAGCGGTTCTTCGAAAGCTGTACCCGAACGATCCCTTTGTCGAAATCTCACCCACCGATGCTCGTCGTCTCGGAATTCAAGAGAACGATCTGGTCGAAGTGGTCTCTCAACGTGGCTCGATGACCGCAATGGCCTTCTTGACCCACAGCGTCTCGCTACAACAAGTCTTCATCCCGATGCACTACGAGGAAACAAATAAGCTGACCGATTCAGTCTTCGACCCTTACTCTAAGCAGCCCGCTTACAAAGCTTGTGCAGTTTCTGTCCGCCCAAGCCAGCGAACATCATAAAAGCAGGCACATGTTCGAGGAATTCGATCGCGTCAGCAGAAAGACTTAGGTCAGAGGTGAAGAGTACAAGTCAGATGGAACTGGCGAGGTTGACTGCACTGTGTTCAATGACGGAATATGCCATTTTCTGATCAGTACCAAACAGTGAGAATTTCGATGGCGCGAATTGCAGTGACGGCAGCCAGTGGTCAGCTTGGATCTGAAATCGTGAAAGCCACGTGCGAAATCGTCGATAAGCACTCAGTGATCGGTCTAGCTCGAACGCCCGGGAAAGCGGACTCGCTGGAGGTCGAAATCCGGCCAGGCAACTATGACTCTCCGAGTGAACTGGAATCGTCGCTCCAGGGTATCGATACGCTCCTCCTCGTTTCCGGGATGGATGCGCCGGAGAAACGGATCACTCAGCACCGCAATGTGATCGAAGCAGCAAAGAAAGCGGGAGTGAGCAAGATCGTTTACACCAGTGTCCAAGGTGCGGCAGAGAAGACCGCATTCTCCCCGATCGTTCAGAGTAATCGCCAAACAGAAGAAGACATTCGCAACAGTGGCCTCTTGTGGAGTATCGGAAGGAACGGTATCTATATCGAGCCTGACATTGAGTACATAGAGAAGTACAAAGAACGTGGCGAGATTGCGAACTGTGCGGGGGATGGGAAGTGCGGATACACGACTCGTCCCGAACTGGCCTATGCTTACGCTCGCATGCTGACGGAGTCAAAACACGATGGTCAAACCTATAATCTACACGGAGAAGCGATCACGCAGCAGCAATTGGCCGATTACATGAACGACGCCTTTGGTACTCACTTGACGTATCGCGACATGTCCGTGGAAGAGTTTCGCGAAGAGCGAATCGCAGAACTTGGGGAGTTTATAGGAAACGTAATCGCAGGAATCTACCAGGGCATTCGCAACGGTGCTGTCGACAACGACAGCCATTTTCGTACTGCATCAGGTCGCACTCACCAGAGTTGGCAAGACTATTTTTCCGGGCTGAAATCTGAACAGGCGTAGCAGTTTCAACACGATACCAAAGATTCGTGGAAGGGAACCACAAAGAGGCCAGCGATGAGAATGGGAACTCTCTGGGGCAGCCCCAATCCTGGCCCTTAATTTTCTCTTCGTGGTGAACAGCAATTTTGTGAGAGAATCGAATTCTTCACAGGCAAACGGTAGGGAAAAGTCTCTGGTTTTCGAGGGTCACTTGAGCTGGAAGCGGTAACCGATCCCGCGTACGGTGTCGATAAATGTTGAATGGTCGCCCAGCTTGATTCGCAGCGAGCGAATGTGAACGTCGATCGTCCTTTCCAGTGAATTGGCATCTTCTCCGCGACAACGATCCATGAGCTCAAGTCGACTAAAAGGACGACCCGGTTGTCTGGCAAGTGTCCAAAGAATATCGAATTCTGTTGGTGTCAGCTGGAGTTCTTTCTCATTGAGCTTGGCGACATGATGCAGCCGATCAACTTCGATTCCTTCAATAGAAATCGTCTCTTTACTTTGTCGATTTGAAGGAGAACGACGCAATAGCGCTTTGATTCTGTGAACCAGCGGCTTGATCTTGAACGGCTTGCTCACATAATCATCAGCCCCCATGTTGAAGCCCACGATTTCATCGACTTCTTCGCTGCGAGCTGTCAACATGAGGATGCGAAGATCCTGTGTTTTCGCACGTCCACGTAAAGTTCGGCAAACCTGTAATCCGTCAATCACTGGTAGCATTAGATCGAGAATCACCAAGTCAGGAAGTACGGACTCGGCGAGTTGCACGCCTTTCTGTCCATCATTCGCAGTAATGACTTCGAATCCCTCTTTGGTGAGGTTATAACTGAGCACGTCAATAATGGCCTGCTCATCTTCGATGATTAGAATTGTCTGCTTAGGCATTTTATCTGAGCGTTAGTTCTGAACGGTGTCTAATGATTTCGCCTTCAACGAGATACACCACGTCCTCAGCGATGTTCGTGGCGTGGTCAGCCACCCTCTCCACATGTCGGGATGCGGAGAACAGGTGCATTGATGACTTGATTAACTCTGGTGCTTCCTGCATCACAGCAATGAGGTCTTCTATAATTCCTTGATTCCATGCATCAACGGTGTCATCATCGCGGCAGACACTTCGGGCTTTTTCACTGTCAAGTTCCACGTAGGCATCAATACTTCGATGGAGCATGTCGAGAGCTAAGTGCACCATCGCCTTCAATTTCTCAAGGATACACTCATTTGGCCTGGGCACCATCCCGGAGGCTCTTTCTGCAATGTTGACTCCTAAATCAGCGACGCGTTCTAATTC from Thalassoglobus polymorphus includes the following:
- the phoU gene encoding phosphate signaling complex protein PhoU; translation: MPIHLTRDLDLLHRNLLSMCTLVEEMIHQAVDELVKPRLESSLKLRIEDDEIDRWDVQIEEECLKILALHQPVAIDLRRITTVMKIVSELERVADLGVNIAERASGMVPRPNECILEKLKAMVHLALDMLHRSIDAYVELDSEKARSVCRDDDTVDAWNQGIIEDLIAVMQEAPELIKSSMHLFSASRHVERVADHATNIAEDVVYLVEGEIIRHRSELTLR
- a CDS encoding response regulator, with product MPKQTILIIEDEQAIIDVLSYNLTKEGFEVITANDGQKGVQLAESVLPDLVILDLMLPVIDGLQVCRTLRGRAKTQDLRILMLTARSEEVDEIVGFNMGADDYVSKPFKIKPLVHRIKALLRRSPSNRQSKETISIEGIEVDRLHHVAKLNEKELQLTPTEFDILWTLARQPGRPFSRLELMDRCRGEDANSLERTIDVHIRSLRIKLGDHSTFIDTVRGIGYRFQLK
- a CDS encoding SDR family oxidoreductase, coding for MARIAVTAASGQLGSEIVKATCEIVDKHSVIGLARTPGKADSLEVEIRPGNYDSPSELESSLQGIDTLLLVSGMDAPEKRITQHRNVIEAAKKAGVSKIVYTSVQGAAEKTAFSPIVQSNRQTEEDIRNSGLLWSIGRNGIYIEPDIEYIEKYKERGEIANCAGDGKCGYTTRPELAYAYARMLTESKHDGQTYNLHGEAITQQQLADYMNDAFGTHLTYRDMSVEEFREERIAELGEFIGNVIAGIYQGIRNGAVDNDSHFRTASGRTHQSWQDYFSGLKSEQA